The proteins below are encoded in one region of Oncorhynchus clarkii lewisi isolate Uvic-CL-2024 chromosome 33, UVic_Ocla_1.0, whole genome shotgun sequence:
- the LOC139393341 gene encoding alpha-N-acetylgalactosamine-specific lectin-like: MEFCRSRGSKSNLVHITNQTVHADVTQLIANVELACGGVWIGLERSIFEWNAPWLWTSGDVDKVVKYSEWHSCFPLNPINYHCGKMVRVGNGELKWLDASCHQELPFICQDLR; the protein is encoded by the exons ATGGAGTTCTGCAGAAGCCGTGGCTCCAAGTCCAACCTGGTGCACATCACCAACCAGACTGTGCATGCTGACGTGACCCAGCTCATTGCCAATGTGGAGCTGGCATGTGGGGGGGTGTGGATTGGTCTGGAGCGGTCCATCTTTGAGTGGAACGCCCCCTGGCTGTGGACCAGTGGTGATGTTGATAAGGTGGTGAAGTACAGCGAGTGGCATAGTTGCTTCCCCCTCAACCCCATCAATTACCATTGTGGTAAGATGGTCCGGGTTGGTAACGGAGAATTGAAGTGGCTGGATGCTTCCTGTCATCAGGAATTACCCTTCATATGTCAAG ATCTCCGCTAG